CTGCGGGTGCTCGACGGGGCCGTTGCGGTGTTTGACGGCGTGGCCGGGGTCGAGCCCCAATCGGAAACTGTCTGGCGGCAAGCCGACAAATACAAGGTGCCGCGCATCTGCTTCGTGAACAAGATGGACCGTGCGGGCGCCAACTTCGTTCGTTCCGTCGACACGATTCGGGAACGGTTGGGGGCGAAGCCCGTGCCCGTGCAGCTTCCACTGGGCCTCGAGGAAGCGCACCGCGGGGTCATCGACCTCATCGACATGACCGCGATCGAGTTCGCTGACGACACCAAAGGGGCCAAGTTCAGTGTCCACGGGATACCCGAGGAGCTCTCCGAGGAGGTCCAGGCGGCTCGTGAGCTGTTGCTCGAGTCGGTTGCCGAAGTGGACGATGCCCTGATGGAGCGCTACCTCGAGGGCGATACCGACTTCACTCGCGATCAGATTATTGCGGCGCTGCGCAAGGGGACCCTCGAGTTCAAACACGTGCCCGTGCTGTGCGGCTCGGCGTTCAAGAACAAGGGCGTGCAGCAGCTGCTGGATGCCGTCGTGAACTACCTACCCTCGCCGGTCGAGGTTCTCGCTATCGAGGGGATCGATCCCGACACCGGCGAGCGCGACACGCGGCAGGCTTCCGATGACGCGCCGTTCAGTGCGCTGGCGTTCAAGATCATCAACGACCCGTACGTCGGGCAATTGACGTTCCTGCGCGTCTACTCGGGAACGATCAATAGCGGAACCACGGTACTCAATTCCACCAAGCAGAGGCGCGAGCGCATCGGCCGCTTGCTGCTCATGCACGCCAACAAACGCGAAGAGATCAAGGAGATCCAGGCCGGCAATATCTGCGCTGCGGTAGGCTTGCGCACCGCGACCACGGGCGACACCCTGTGCGAGGAGAAGAAGCCGATCATCTTGGAGAGGATGGAGTTTCCTGATCCGGTCATCTCGGTCGCGGTGGAGCCCAAGACGAAGGCGGAGCAACAGAAGCTAGGAGAGACCCTGCAAAAGCTCGGGGTCGAGGATCCGTCGTTTCGTGCCCACACGGACGACGAAACCGGTCAGACGATCATCTCGGGCATGGGCGAGCTTCATTTGGAGATCATCGTCGATCGCATGAAGCGAGAGTTCAAGGTCGACTGTAATGTTGGAAAACCCGAGGTGGCCTACCGCGAGAGCATCACGCAGACCGTCAAGTCCGAAGGCAAGTACATCAAGCAGACCGGCGGACATGGCATGTACGGTCATTGTTGGCTCGAGGTCGGCCCCAGCGAGCCCGGTGAAGGCTACGTGTTCACGAACAAGATCGTCGGCGGTGTGATTCCAAAGGAGTTCATCCCCTCGGTGGAGAAAGGTGTGCGCGAAGCCATGCAGCGAGGCGTGTTGGCCGGCTATCCGGTGATCGACGTCCAGGCCGTGCTTTACGACGGCTCCTACCACGACGTGGATTCGTCCGGCCCGGCTTTCGAGGTCGCGGCTTCCATGGCCTTTCAGGACGCCGCCAGGCGGGCCGGCCTGCAGCTGCTCGAGCCCGTGTTCTCCGTTGAGGTCGTCGTGCCAGAGGACTA
The Pseudomonadota bacterium genome window above contains:
- the fusA gene encoding elongation factor G, yielding MPREYPLERTRNIGIMAHIDAGKTTTTERILYYTGVNYKIGEVHEGAATMDYMEQEQERGITITSAATTCSWKCDAGPFSDQRFRINIIDTPGHVDFTIEVERSLRVLDGAVAVFDGVAGVEPQSETVWRQADKYKVPRICFVNKMDRAGANFVRSVDTIRERLGAKPVPVQLPLGLEEAHRGVIDLIDMTAIEFADDTKGAKFSVHGIPEELSEEVQAARELLLESVAEVDDALMERYLEGDTDFTRDQIIAALRKGTLEFKHVPVLCGSAFKNKGVQQLLDAVVNYLPSPVEVLAIEGIDPDTGERDTRQASDDAPFSALAFKIINDPYVGQLTFLRVYSGTINSGTTVLNSTKQRRERIGRLLLMHANKREEIKEIQAGNICAAVGLRTATTGDTLCEEKKPIILERMEFPDPVISVAVEPKTKAEQQKLGETLQKLGVEDPSFRAHTDDETGQTIISGMGELHLEIIVDRMKREFKVDCNVGKPEVAYRESITQTVKSEGKYIKQTGGHGMYGHCWLEVGPSEPGEGYVFTNKIVGGVIPKEFIPSVEKGVREAMQRGVLAGYPVIDVQAVLYDGSYHDVDSSGPAFEVAASMAFQDAARRAGLQLLEPVFSVEVVVPEDYMGDVIGDLNSRRGRVTGMNPRGNVQVVTAEVPLATMFGYATDLRSKTQGRASYTMQFHRYEPVPSSISEEIVAKVKGA